In Tenuifilum sp. 4138str, a single window of DNA contains:
- a CDS encoding MATE family efflux transporter, translating into MKDFTTGNEAKHIFRFALPMLIGNIFQQLYNVVDSIIVGRYLGDKALAAVGASFPIIFMVIALIIGIGIGSSVVISQYFGAKDFDKVKRAADTTYIFLFFAGIIITIVGLLSGEYIFRLMRLPEEILPMAKTYLDIYMYGLVLMFGFNSVSSILRGVGDSKTPLYFLIVSTFLNIFLDILFVLGFKWGIAGAAWATVIAQTFSFVIAVIYLERLRHMLRITFKRLVFDWEIFWQSVRMGLPTGIQQTLVALGGMALMGIVNTFGTEVIAGFSAASRIDSLAVIPIMNFSASLSGFVGQNIGAGKVDRVKRGLWATIKMSVLFSVIITAIIIIWGDKMMVVFTTNPRVIDIGYHYLMVVSFFYVAFAVMFCINGLLRGAGAAVVPMYITLLSLWIVRIPLAYLLSKTFGMNEAGVWWSIPIGWLMGAVASTIYYRYGSWKNKSVVKPVTTEDDGVATDLV; encoded by the coding sequence ATGAAAGACTTTACCACTGGTAATGAGGCCAAACACATTTTTCGATTTGCACTGCCAATGTTAATTGGCAATATATTTCAGCAGCTATACAATGTTGTAGATAGTATCATTGTGGGACGCTACCTTGGCGATAAGGCATTGGCCGCAGTTGGGGCTTCGTTCCCAATTATTTTCATGGTTATCGCGCTTATTATTGGTATTGGCATTGGCTCTTCGGTTGTAATTTCACAGTACTTTGGGGCTAAGGATTTTGATAAGGTTAAACGGGCAGCCGATACCACCTATATTTTCCTCTTTTTTGCAGGTATTATTATTACCATTGTAGGTTTGCTCAGTGGTGAGTATATCTTTAGGTTAATGCGCTTACCCGAGGAGATTTTGCCAATGGCAAAAACCTATCTCGATATCTACATGTATGGGTTGGTGCTAATGTTTGGGTTTAATTCAGTATCGAGCATACTACGAGGCGTTGGCGATTCCAAAACACCACTATACTTCCTTATTGTTTCAACCTTTCTAAATATTTTTCTCGATATCCTTTTTGTTCTTGGGTTTAAGTGGGGTATTGCTGGTGCCGCATGGGCTACTGTAATTGCACAAACCTTTTCATTCGTTATCGCAGTAATATACCTGGAAAGGCTAAGGCACATGCTTCGCATCACCTTTAAGCGATTGGTTTTCGACTGGGAAATCTTTTGGCAAAGTGTTCGAATGGGTTTGCCCACCGGCATTCAACAAACCTTAGTTGCATTGGGAGGAATGGCATTAATGGGCATAGTAAACACATTTGGGACTGAGGTTATTGCCGGTTTCTCAGCAGCCAGCCGAATCGACTCGCTGGCGGTAATCCCTATAATGAATTTTTCTGCATCGCTTTCCGGGTTTGTGGGGCAGAACATTGGTGCTGGTAAGGTTGATAGGGTAAAGCGTGGCCTATGGGCTACCATCAAAATGTCAGTGCTATTCAGCGTAATTATCACTGCAATCATAATTATTTGGGGCGATAAGATGATGGTAGTATTCACAACAAACCCAAGGGTTATTGATATTGGTTATCACTACCTTATGGTGGTAAGCTTTTTTTATGTGGCATTTGCTGTGATGTTCTGCATAAATGGATTGCTACGCGGGGCTGGGGCAGCGGTTGTGCCCATGTATATAACACTACTATCGCTTTGGATTGTTCGCATACCTCTGGCATATCTGCTAAGCAAAACTTTTGGAATGAACGAGGCTGGGGTTTGGTGGTCAATTCCAATTGGCTGGTTAATGGGTGCAGTAGCTTCAACTATTTATTACAGGTATGGAAGTTGGAAAAATAAATCGGTTGTTAAGCCCGTAACCACTGAAGATGATGGGGTGGCTACCGATTTGGTGTAG
- a CDS encoding LTA synthase family protein, with protein MIQVFRQYFSDITLKGNIYLMLFRRFALLMLIFTLCRVLFYLFNIDFFASVTAAGLLRMLAGGLWFDTSALIYTNILYIVLFLLPFTFRYNEWYQRVLKYLFVVTNSVAIGANCADFIYFRFTMRRTTATVFSEFKHETNFGSLIPKFIADYWYVFLIWIALTAILVLLYGRVRPINKGKGFRFHLVYGFNGLVLLLVFATLMVGGMRGGFRHSTRPITLSNAGQYINEPLEAAIVLNTPFAIYRTLGKKSLVKVDYYKNPKELDEVYTPLHKPQVTDSLKRMNVVIFILESFGREYIGAYNKHLKEKDGYTGFTPFLDSLIGHSLWFTHSYGNGRKSIDGMPSVLASIPMFVEPYFLTSYSTNKINSIASALRAEGYHTAFFHGAPNGSMGFQAFANVAGFEEYYGMSEYPDPSHFDGMWGVWDEEFFQFFAQTLNKFPQPFCAALFSVSSHHPFKVPERYEGVFPKGTLPIHQCIAYTDYSLKRFFETVSRMDWYPNTLFVITADHPNQTQFPEYQTSVGAFAVPLIFYRPDNSLAGQKDEFAQQIDIMPSVLGYLHYSKPFIAFGRDVFDSTSKPFVVNYINNCYQYYSDDYVLIFDGKKTLGLYNIKDDIMLTNNLQGQLPDRVNEMESKLKAIVQQYNSRMIDDNLVVK; from the coding sequence ATGATTCAGGTGTTCAGGCAATACTTTTCCGATATTACCCTAAAAGGTAACATATACCTAATGCTTTTTCGGCGATTTGCTCTTTTGATGCTGATATTCACCCTTTGCCGGGTACTTTTTTACCTGTTCAATATCGATTTTTTTGCCAGCGTTACTGCTGCAGGCCTTTTGCGAATGCTTGCCGGTGGGCTTTGGTTCGATACCAGCGCTCTTATTTACACAAACATTTTATACATCGTTTTATTCCTTTTGCCATTCACTTTTAGGTATAATGAATGGTACCAAAGGGTACTTAAATATCTGTTTGTGGTTACAAACAGTGTGGCTATTGGCGCAAATTGTGCCGACTTTATCTACTTTCGTTTTACCATGCGTCGTACTACCGCTACTGTTTTTAGTGAGTTTAAGCACGAAACCAATTTTGGTTCCCTTATCCCAAAGTTTATTGCCGATTACTGGTATGTTTTCCTGATATGGATTGCCCTAACTGCTATACTGGTATTACTGTATGGTAGGGTTCGTCCTATCAATAAGGGAAAAGGTTTTAGGTTTCATTTGGTTTATGGCTTTAATGGCCTTGTGCTTTTACTGGTTTTTGCTACACTCATGGTTGGCGGTATGCGTGGAGGGTTTCGCCATAGTACTCGTCCAATAACCCTTAGTAATGCTGGCCAGTATATTAATGAGCCTCTTGAGGCCGCCATTGTCCTGAATACTCCCTTTGCCATTTATCGTACCCTAGGGAAAAAGTCGCTTGTTAAGGTTGATTACTATAAAAACCCCAAGGAACTCGATGAGGTTTACACACCCTTACACAAACCACAGGTAACCGATTCGCTGAAGCGGATGAACGTTGTCATTTTTATACTTGAGAGTTTTGGTAGGGAATACATTGGGGCTTACAATAAACACTTAAAGGAAAAGGATGGCTATACCGGATTTACTCCTTTCCTCGATTCGCTCATTGGGCACTCGTTATGGTTTACGCACTCTTATGGCAATGGCCGAAAATCGATTGATGGGATGCCCTCGGTTTTGGCCAGTATACCTATGTTTGTTGAGCCCTACTTTTTAACCAGCTACTCTACCAACAAAATCAATAGCATTGCATCGGCCTTAAGGGCCGAGGGTTACCATACAGCTTTCTTTCATGGTGCACCCAATGGCTCAATGGGTTTTCAGGCATTTGCCAATGTTGCTGGATTTGAGGAATACTACGGAATGAGTGAGTATCCTGACCCCTCGCATTTCGATGGGATGTGGGGGGTATGGGATGAGGAGTTTTTCCAGTTCTTTGCGCAAACCCTTAATAAGTTTCCACAGCCTTTCTGCGCAGCATTATTCTCGGTTTCGTCGCATCATCCCTTTAAGGTGCCTGAGCGTTACGAGGGTGTGTTTCCCAAGGGAACTCTGCCCATTCACCAGTGCATAGCCTACACCGATTACTCGCTCAAACGTTTCTTTGAAACCGTTTCACGCATGGATTGGTACCCAAATACGCTTTTTGTCATAACAGCCGATCACCCTAACCAAACCCAGTTCCCGGAATATCAAACAAGCGTAGGAGCATTTGCTGTTCCCCTTATATTCTACAGACCCGATAATAGTCTTGCTGGTCAAAAGGATGAGTTTGCCCAGCAAATCGATATCATGCCGTCAGTTCTTGGATATTTACACTATAGCAAGCCCTTTATAGCCTTTGGACGTGATGTTTTCGATTCCACTTCCAAACCATTCGTGGTTAACTATATAAACAACTGTTACCAGTATTACTCCGATGATTACGTGCTGATTTTTGACGGAAAAAAAACTTTAGGCCTTTATAACATCAAGGATGATATTATGCTTACAAACAATCTACAGGGTCAACTTCCTGATAGGGTGAACGAAATGGAAAGTAAGCTTAAAGCTATAGTTCAGCAGTACAACTCAAGGATGATTGATGATAATTTGGTGGTAAAGTAG